A stretch of the Zeugodacus cucurbitae isolate PBARC_wt_2022May chromosome 6, idZeuCucr1.2, whole genome shotgun sequence genome encodes the following:
- the LOC105221255 gene encoding uncharacterized protein LOC105221255, with product MWKVFTLLVLCLWSTQCEATRSVFVEPACSWEETSSYQLCQDFRDIRNLIDPNTLVYYISYGYFRDAEFKRAMDFIKTDRFQSVSQQLADTAAYRQLLRRFADAGVSTETIASVQDIFNCLMISQPTYGDEEEIVELEMQSLVVPRTLQDVATNLFNAIPRAKLRSLIRSKQQDSDQFARFYRTIRDSGFRRDVKKLFKSYEAKYPISVMKRNNIDLWKLLQLAYKVIDNSSPY from the exons ATGTGGAAAGTTTTCACTCTACTTGTCCTGTGTCTTTGGAGCACGCAGTGTGAGGCCACGAGGAGTGTCTTTGTTGAGCCGGCATGCAGTTGGGAGGAAACAAGTAGTTATCAACTTTGCCAAGATTTCCGCGATATACGCAATCTCATCGATCCCAACACATTGGTCTACTACATCTCTTATGGCTACTTTAGGGACGCGGAATTCAAGAGGGCCATGGACTTCATCAAGACTGACAGATTCCAGTCGGTGTCACAGCAACTTGCCGATACTGCCGCCTACCGGCAACTGCTTAGACGCTTCGCCGATGCTGGCGTGAGCACGGAAACCATTGCTAGTGTTCAGGATATTTTCAATTGCCTGATGATTTCGCAACCCACATATGGTGATGAGGAGGAGATTGTCGAATTGGAAATGCAATCGCTTGTGGTGCCGCGTACCTTGCAAGATGTCGCTACGAATTTGTTCAACGCCATTCCACGTGCGAAGCTTCGCTCCTTGATACGCAGTAAGCAGCAAGATAGTGATCAGTTCGCCAGGTTCTATCGCACCATACGTGACAGTGGCTTCCGTCgtgatgtaaagaaactattc AAATCATACGAAGCAAAGTACCCGATTAGTGTGATGAAACGCAATAATATTGATCTGTGGAAATTGCTGCAATTGGCCTACAAAGTCATCGATAATAGTTCCCCTTACTGA